From one Nitrosomonas sp. genomic stretch:
- a CDS encoding DEAD/DEAH box helicase, giving the protein MSWVLLNRESCVIDAATAAGKSHIIAAVVESLHKASNGKKVLCLAPSADLVIQNRDKYVATGNPASLYSASLGRKSLKHKAVFGTPVTVLNAIASFGGDFCAVIVDECHEITPTIKTIIASLQARNSNLRVIGLTATPYRRLEGYIYKVDIDGNPSSDDTSVAYFHKLVYRISPQELIDAGYITKPIIGFTREHYDTIGMQLNRLGSFDRDDMDRAYLGKGRKTAYIIDDIVEQAQNRNGVMIFAASIAHAKECMESLPEHISCMVDGTTPKKERTRILQMFKDKKIKYLVNRDVLTTGFDAPHVDLVALLRATESPSLLQQMIGRGLRLHQDKDHCLVLDYAENIARHCPDGDVFNPEISGYKRKGESDMISCTCSTCGSTNTFLARPNEEGYGLHETGYFTDLNGNKLLIPSHYGRRCQSWDKGKQCGHRWIGKDCESCLHTNDIAARFCEKCKHELVNPNDKLTHDRIKSIPVIDWVIDDGVSKKGNKFKKITYILSTGTSVVIWYVESNHNQARKAMWELITATNNLESPPKAITYVKNWKTGFHEVVKYETTLRSNKNEH; this is encoded by the coding sequence ATGTCTTGGGTGTTGCTCAACCGTGAGTCGTGCGTCATCGATGCGGCCACAGCTGCCGGGAAAAGTCACATAATCGCGGCAGTTGTAGAATCTCTGCATAAGGCAAGCAATGGGAAGAAAGTGTTATGCCTTGCGCCGTCTGCAGACCTGGTAATCCAGAACAGAGATAAATATGTGGCCACCGGCAACCCCGCAAGCCTTTATAGCGCATCTCTTGGGCGCAAGTCTCTGAAGCATAAAGCAGTTTTCGGTACGCCTGTAACAGTGCTAAACGCCATTGCCAGTTTCGGAGGGGATTTTTGCGCGGTTATCGTCGATGAGTGCCACGAGATAACGCCCACCATAAAAACAATAATAGCCAGCCTGCAAGCGCGTAACAGTAACCTGCGCGTTATCGGCCTAACGGCCACGCCATACAGGAGGCTCGAAGGATACATATATAAGGTAGACATAGACGGCAACCCGTCAAGCGATGACACTTCAGTAGCATATTTTCATAAGCTGGTTTACAGGATATCGCCACAGGAACTCATAGACGCAGGGTATATCACCAAGCCTATTATAGGATTTACGCGCGAGCACTACGACACGATAGGTATGCAGCTAAACAGGCTTGGATCTTTTGACAGGGATGATATGGATAGAGCGTACCTTGGGAAAGGACGCAAAACCGCTTATATCATCGACGACATAGTAGAGCAGGCGCAGAACAGGAATGGGGTTATGATCTTTGCCGCCAGCATAGCGCATGCAAAGGAGTGCATGGAGTCTTTGCCTGAGCACATCTCTTGTATGGTGGATGGCACGACGCCCAAGAAAGAACGCACCCGGATTCTGCAAATGTTCAAGGACAAAAAAATAAAATACTTAGTAAACCGTGACGTTTTAACGACAGGCTTTGACGCGCCACACGTAGACCTGGTGGCCTTGCTGCGGGCAACTGAATCGCCGTCCTTGCTGCAACAGATGATAGGTAGGGGGCTGCGACTGCACCAAGATAAAGACCATTGCCTGGTGCTTGATTACGCTGAAAATATTGCTCGCCATTGCCCGGATGGTGACGTTTTTAACCCAGAGATATCAGGATACAAGCGTAAGGGCGAGAGCGACATGATCTCCTGCACATGCAGCACATGTGGATCAACCAATACCTTCTTGGCCCGCCCTAACGAAGAAGGCTACGGGCTGCACGAAACCGGATACTTTACTGACCTCAACGGCAACAAGCTGCTAATACCATCTCACTATGGACGGCGCTGCCAATCATGGGATAAGGGCAAGCAATGCGGACATCGATGGATAGGCAAGGACTGCGAGTCATGCCTCCATACAAACGACATAGCAGCGCGCTTTTGCGAAAAATGCAAGCATGAGCTTGTGAATCCTAATGACAAGCTTACACACGACAGGATAAAAAGCATCCCTGTTATAGACTGGGTAATCGATGACGGAGTAAGCAAAAAAGGTAATAAATTCAAAAAGATAACATATATACTGAGCACAGGAACAAGCGTGGTGATATGGTATGTAGAATCAAATCACAATCAAGCTAGGAAAGCTATGTGGGAATTAATCACCGCCACCAACAATTTAGAATCCCCACCAAAAGCAATTACCTATGTCAAGAATTGGAAAACAGGATTTCACGAAGTGGTTAAATACGAGACAACACTAAGGAGCAATAAAAATGAACACTAA